A single Haloplasma contractile SSD-17B DNA region contains:
- the ltrA gene encoding group II intron reverse transcriptase/maturase — translation MVKNEKTKPLPVRRVYIYKVGTKKKRPLDIPAYEDKLVQRVMTEILNVIYEPMFLTTSYGFRKDLNCHKAVKALRNTIQTKRVNYVVDADIKSFFDNVEHDWILEFVKHRIADKQFISLINKFLKTGVMEQGKFHTTPFGQPQGGLISPVLSNIYLHFVLDLWFEKVVKKYSRGEAYIVRYADDFVCCFQYKDDAMRFYDNLISRLNKFNLEIAEEKTKIIEFGRYAETNRKAKGMRRPETFNFLGFTFYCSKSVNGKFRVKLKTYLKKLTVKVKRIKKWIKENMHMNLKDLIKRINLRLGGHYRYYGITDNFKSITTFYYETLKGLFKALNRRSQKRSFTWDMSQTFN, via the coding sequence ATTGTCAAGAATGAAAAGACAAAACCCCTTCCGGTACGACGTGTTTACATTTATAAAGTAGGAACCAAGAAGAAAAGACCTTTAGATATACCAGCATATGAAGATAAATTAGTTCAACGTGTAATGACTGAAATATTAAACGTTATATATGAACCGATGTTTCTCACAACTTCATATGGATTTAGAAAAGATTTAAATTGTCACAAGGCAGTAAAAGCATTGAGAAACACAATTCAAACAAAGCGAGTAAACTATGTGGTTGATGCTGATATTAAAAGTTTCTTTGACAATGTAGAGCATGACTGGATACTGGAGTTTGTCAAACATCGTATTGCCGATAAACAATTTATTAGTTTGATTAATAAATTTCTAAAAACAGGAGTGATGGAACAAGGAAAATTTCATACTACACCCTTCGGTCAGCCTCAAGGGGGCCTCATTTCGCCGGTACTTTCAAACATATATTTACACTTTGTATTAGACTTATGGTTTGAAAAAGTTGTTAAGAAGTATAGTCGAGGTGAAGCATATATTGTTCGGTATGCAGATGATTTTGTGTGTTGCTTCCAATATAAAGATGATGCTATGAGATTTTACGATAATCTAATCTCAAGGTTAAATAAATTCAACCTTGAGATAGCGGAAGAGAAAACAAAGATTATTGAATTTGGTCGATATGCTGAGACAAATAGAAAAGCAAAAGGAATGAGAAGACCAGAGACATTTAACTTCTTAGGCTTTACGTTCTATTGTAGTAAAAGTGTAAACGGCAAGTTCAGAGTGAAATTGAAAACTTACTTGAAGAAATTGACTGTTAAAGTAAAGAGAATCAAAAAGTGGATTAAAGAAAACATGCATATGAATTTGAAAGACCTCATTAAACGGATAAATCTTAGATTAGGTGGTCATTATCGTTATTATGGAATAACGGATAATTTCAAGAGTATTACAACGTTCTATTATGAAACGTTAAAAGGACTATTTAAAGCACTTAATCGAAGAAGTCAAAAGAGGAGTTTCACTTGGGACATGAGCCAAACATTCAATTAG
- a CDS encoding leucine-rich repeat domain-containing protein: MKRILVFILFLLLTGCGITDSFTNNTTDDKENTAPVITIKKSFLTEYEVGSSEPNWLDAVEVTHAEDGTISLTQSNVNTTNVDMNTVGSFDVIFNVIDSGGIAASKKITITIIENTAPVITIKNSFLTEYEVGSSEPNWLDAVEVTDAEDGTISLTQSNINTTNVDMNTVGSFDVIFNVTDSLGKSTTMTITISISTEERFFTVNTNGDTIIDYDISGGRDVVIPKYINGKLITKIGAGAFDYKYLTSVIIPDSVTSIGVRAFVGNSLKSILIPDSVTSIGVRAFEYNPLTNVTIPDSVTTIGTCAFAYNSLTSVTIPNSVTTIGASAFEGNRLTSIIIPDSVTTIEEYAFAHNSLIIVTISNSVTIIGTNAFASNDLTSVTIEGKNSTRFNSSWSSIGFPIELKPTAPVITIKNSFLTEYEVGSSEPNWLDAVEVTDAEDGTISLTQSNINTTNVDMNTVGSFDVIFNVTDSLGKSTTITITISIVEPTDERFFTVNSSGDTIIDYDISGGLDVVIPTYIDGKLITTIGEEAFSRNDLISVTIPDSVTTIGADAFYDNSLTSVTMPNSVITIGTDAFAYNSLTSVTIPDSVTTIGRGAFVGNSLTSVTIPNSVTIIGRSVFAQNSLTSITIPNSVTTIGVRAFASNDLISVTIPDSVTSIGDGAFSNNSLTSVTIPNSVITIGDEAFHYNNLKSVTIPDSVTTIGASAFEGNRLTIIIIPHSVTSIGADAFYDNNITSVIIPNSVTAIGTRAFAKNRLTSLVIPDSVTTIGASAFHSNSLTSVTIPHSVITIEEYVFAYNSLTSVTIPNSVTTIEEYAFAYNSLTSVTIPNSVTTIEAKAFLANPTLSSVTIEGDSTRFKNNWISIGFP, encoded by the coding sequence ATGAAAAGAATATTGGTTTTTATCCTATTTTTACTATTAACGGGGTGTGGTATAACTGATTCATTTACCAATAATACTACTGATGATAAAGAAAACACAGCACCTGTTATAACAATTAAAAAATCATTTTTAACAGAATATGAAGTTGGATCAAGTGAACCAAACTGGTTAGATGCTGTAGAAGTAACACATGCAGAAGATGGTACTATATCATTAACACAGTCAAATGTAAATACAACAAATGTAGATATGAACACAGTTGGCTCATTTGATGTGATATTTAATGTAATTGATTCTGGTGGAATAGCTGCTTCTAAAAAAATAACTATTACAATTATAGAGAATACAGCACCTGTTATAACAATTAAAAATTCATTTTTAACAGAATATGAAGTTGGATCAAGTGAACCAAACTGGTTAGATGCTGTAGAAGTAACAGATGCAGAAGATGGTACTATATCATTAACTCAGTCAAATATAAATACCACAAATGTGGATATGAATACAGTTGGCTCATTTGATGTGATATTTAATGTAACTGATTCTTTAGGAAAATCAACTACAATGACAATAACAATTTCAATCTCAACTGAAGAAAGATTTTTTACTGTTAATACAAATGGAGATACAATTATTGATTATGACATTAGTGGTGGACGGGATGTAGTAATACCAAAATATATAAATGGTAAACTAATAACAAAAATAGGAGCTGGTGCATTTGATTATAAATATTTAACAAGCGTAATAATACCAGATAGTGTAACATCAATAGGAGTTCGTGCATTTGTAGGAAATAGTTTAAAAAGTATATTAATCCCAGACAGTGTGACATCAATAGGAGTTCGTGCTTTTGAATATAATCCATTGACAAATGTAACAATCCCAGACAGTGTAACAACAATAGGAACTTGTGCATTTGCTTATAATTCATTGACAAGTGTAACAATCCCAAACAGTGTAACAACAATAGGAGCTAGTGCATTTGAAGGAAATCGTTTAACAAGTATAATAATCCCAGACAGTGTAACAACAATAGAAGAATATGCATTTGCTCACAATTCATTAATAATTGTAACAATCTCAAATAGTGTAACAATAATAGGAACTAATGCATTTGCAAGCAATGATTTAACAAGTGTAACAATAGAAGGAAAAAATAGCACAAGATTTAATAGTAGTTGGTCATCAATTGGTTTTCCGATTGAATTAAAACCTACAGCACCTGTTATAACAATCAAAAATTCATTTTTAACAGAATATGAAGTTGGATCAAGTGAACCAAATTGGTTAGATGCTGTAGAAGTAACAGATGCAGAAGATGGTACTATATCATTAACACAGTCAAATATAAATACCACAAATGTGGATATGAACACAGTTGGATCATTTGATGTAATATTTAATGTAACTGATTCTTTAGGAAAATCAACTACAATAACAATTACAATTTCAATAGTAGAACCAACTGACGAAAGATTCTTTACTGTTAATTCAAGTGGAGATACAATTATTGATTATGACATTAGTGGTGGACTGGATGTAGTAATACCAACATATATAGATGGTAAACTAATAACAACAATAGGTGAAGAAGCTTTTAGTAGGAATGATTTAATATCTGTAACAATCCCGGATAGTGTAACAACAATAGGAGCTGATGCATTTTATGATAATTCATTAACAAGTGTAACAATGCCAAACAGTGTAATAACAATAGGAACTGATGCATTTGCTTATAATTCATTGACAAGTGTAACAATCCCAGACAGTGTAACAACAATAGGACGTGGTGCATTTGTAGGAAATTCATTAACAAGTGTAACAATCCCAAACAGTGTAACAATAATAGGACGTAGTGTATTTGCTCAAAATTCATTAACAAGTATAACAATCCCAAACAGTGTAACAACAATAGGAGTTCGTGCATTTGCAAGCAATGATTTAATAAGTGTAACAATCCCAGACAGTGTGACATCAATAGGAGATGGAGCATTTTCTAATAATTCATTAACAAGTGTAACAATCCCAAACAGTGTAATAACAATTGGTGATGAAGCATTTCATTATAATAATTTAAAAAGCGTAACAATCCCAGACAGTGTAACAACAATAGGAGCTAGTGCATTTGAAGGAAATCGTTTAACAATAATAATAATCCCACATAGTGTGACATCAATAGGAGCTGATGCATTTTATGATAATAATATAACAAGCGTAATAATACCGAATAGTGTAACCGCAATAGGAACTCGTGCATTTGCAAAAAATCGTTTAACAAGTTTAGTAATCCCGGATAGTGTAACAACAATAGGAGCTAGTGCATTCCATAGTAATTCTTTAACAAGTGTAACAATCCCACACAGTGTAATAACAATAGAAGAATATGTATTTGCATATAATTCATTGACAAGTGTAACAATCCCAAACAGTGTAACAACAATAGAAGAATATGCATTTGCTTATAATTCATTGACAAGTGTAACAATCCCAAATAGTGTAACAACAATAGAAGCTAAAGCATTTTTAGCCAATCCAACACTATCAAGTGTAACAATAGAAGGTGATAGCACAAGATTTAAGAATAATTGGATATCAATTGGTTTTCCGTAG
- the ltrA gene encoding group II intron reverse transcriptase/maturase, producing MNELSKIRELVKRNPHNKIQNVTHYINRETLTSSHHSMDATKASGIDNVGKDEYQSSLKDNINNLLSRMKRQAYKPVPVRRVYIDKVGTKKKRPLGIPAYEDKLVQRVMTEMLNIIYEPMFLSTSYGFRKDLNCHKAVKALRNTIQTKRVNYVVDADIKGFFDNVDHNWILEFVKYRIADKRFINLIDKFLKAGVMEQGKFHTTPFGQPQGGLISPLLSNIYLHFVLDLWFEKVVKKNSRGEAYIVRYADDFVCCFQYKDDAMRFYDNLIPRLNKFNLEIAEEKTKIIEFGRYAETSRKAKGMKRPETFNFLGFTFYCSKSVNGKFRVKLKTYLKKLTVKVKIIKKWIKENMHMNVKDLIKRINLRLGGHYRYYGITDNFKSITTFYYETLKGLYKALNRRSQKRSFTWDKFIKYFEYKLLKPKIHVSVFN from the coding sequence ATGAACGAACTATCTAAAATAAGAGAACTAGTTAAACGTAATCCACATAATAAAATACAAAATGTTACGCATTATATTAACAGAGAAACATTAACTTCAAGTCATCATTCTATGGATGCAACTAAAGCAAGTGGTATCGATAATGTAGGTAAAGATGAATATCAATCATCACTAAAAGATAATATAAATAATCTATTGTCAAGAATGAAAAGACAAGCCTATAAACCCGTTCCGGTACGACGTGTTTACATTGATAAAGTAGGAACCAAGAAGAAAAGACCTTTAGGTATACCAGCATACGAAGATAAATTAGTTCAACGTGTAATGACTGAAATGCTGAACATTATATATGAACCGATGTTTTTATCCACATCATATGGTTTTAGGAAAGATTTGAATTGTCACAAGGCAGTAAAAGCATTGAGAAACACTATTCAAACAAAGCGAGTAAACTATGTGGTTGATGCGGATATTAAAGGTTTCTTTGACAATGTAGACCATAACTGGATACTAGAGTTTGTCAAATATCGTATTGCTGATAAACGATTTATTAATTTGATTGATAAGTTTCTAAAAGCAGGAGTGATGGAACAAGGAAAATTTCATACTACACCCTTCGGTCAGCCTCAAGGGGGCCTCATTTCGCCGTTACTTTCAAACATATATTTACACTTTGTATTAGACTTATGGTTTGAAAAAGTTGTTAAAAAGAATAGCCGAGGTGAAGCATATATTGTTCGGTATGCGGATGATTTTGTGTGTTGCTTCCAATATAAAGATGATGCTATGAGATTTTACGATAATCTAATCCCAAGGTTAAATAAATTCAACCTTGAGATAGCGGAAGAGAAAACAAAGATTATTGAATTTGGTCGATATGCTGAAACAAGTAGAAAAGCAAAAGGAATGAAAAGACCAGAGACATTTAACTTTCTAGGGTTTACGTTCTATTGTAGTAAAAGTGTAAATGGCAAGTTTAGAGTTAAATTGAAAACCTACTTGAAGAAATTGACTGTTAAAGTAAAGATAATTAAAAAGTGGATTAAAGAAAACATGCATATGAACGTGAAAGACCTCATTAAAAGAATAAATCTTAGGTTAGGTGGTCATTATCGATATTATGGAATAACGGATAATTTCAAAAGCATTACAACGTTTTACTATGAAACGTTAAAAGGACTATATAAAGCACTTAACCGAAGAAGTCAAAAGAGGAGTTTCACTTGGGACAAGTTTATAAAGTATTTTGAATACAAGCTATTAAAACCCAAGATACATGTAAGTGTTTTTAACTAA
- a CDS encoding RHS repeat-associated core domain-containing protein: MIAETNGTDTIYYTYDTDGKLISITLNDVEYFYVTNILGDITHLLDSSGNEVVSYEYDAWGNITKVEDTSGVNLAEKNSYRYRGYRYDEETGYYYLQSRYYNPEIRRFISADGLIGREGDPLGYNMYAYASNNPVMMYDPTGYIAWAIPGAIIGGVVGGIAGAAVSYYTTGEVDWRYVAGGAVAGALVGAGAGYLAQTAIASTTAGAGGTSTTIGGAVTADGDATNEVKTAIQVGDKFANGKFTYVGQRAASWLSSRLHAGQRMAQRNVSTKEVYTTIKNGHAFSQWGGERYAYISPRATVIIDKGGQVVTVMGRQDYREGLQEIVRVLFGG, encoded by the coding sequence GTGATTGCAGAAACTAATGGTACAGATACGATTTACTATACGTACGATACTGATGGAAAACTTATAAGTATTACATTAAATGACGTAGAATACTTCTATGTGACTAATATATTAGGAGATATAACTCACTTACTTGATTCTAGTGGAAATGAAGTGGTATCATATGAGTATGATGCATGGGGGAATATAACTAAAGTTGAAGATACATCAGGTGTCAATCTTGCAGAAAAAAATTCATATCGATATCGAGGGTACCGATATGATGAGGAAACTGGATATTACTATTTACAAAGCAGATATTACAATCCTGAGATAAGAAGGTTTATAAGTGCAGATGGATTAATCGGTAGAGAAGGTGACCCACTTGGGTACAATATGTATGCTTATGCCTCTAATAATCCAGTGATGATGTATGATCCTACTGGATATATCGCTTGGGCAATTCCTGGGGCTATCATTGGAGGTGTTGTTGGAGGAATAGCCGGTGCGGCCGTTTCATATTATACTACCGGAGAAGTAGATTGGAGGTATGTAGCTGGAGGTGCTGTTGCTGGTGCATTAGTTGGAGCAGGAGCGGGTTATCTCGCTCAAACTGCAATTGCATCTACTACTGCAGGTGCTGGAGGGACATCAACAACTATCGGTGGTGCAGTTACAGCAGATGGAGACGCGACCAATGAGGTTAAGACCGCAATTCAAGTAGGTGATAAATTTGCAAATGGTAAATTTACTTATGTAGGGCAGAGAGCTGCTAGCTGGCTCTCATCAAGGCTTCATGCTGGACAAAGAATGGCTCAAAGGAATGTTTCTACAAAAGAGGTTTATACTACTATTAAAAATGGCCATGCATTCTCACAATGGGGTGGAGAAAGATATGCTTATATTTCTCCTAGAGCTACTGTTATAATAGATAAAGGTGGTCAGGTAGTTACTGTAATGGGAAGGCAAGATTATAGAGAAGGACTACAAGAAATAGTAAGAGTTTTATTTGGAGGTTAG
- a CDS encoding SIR2 family protein → MKNIDILEDIKRYSGLGKLSVFVGAGISRLSGFPSWRGLVQDMADEIGYLYKKDYNEDADFSPDELLKIPQMYYLNKGEDIYRKKVDNSFKNNCTPNEIHDLILSLHPNHMLTTNYDTLLEETAIKFGRNFSVLNSNKVVAGAETSNYILKVHGDFSDEFVLKEQDYLDYENKYLLIDNLVKTIFATNLVLFVGYALNDYNIKLILNWVKNVQSDSFVMPIFIHTGERLSDIELSYQEGRGLRVLDCNDYTSDTDYLVKYRSVLQTILTYNNDADLADRMHKLEYMYEKTVGLKNLDYIRREDFNSLFRGEYELNNQWKIINKTKTHETVFDENNQLRTVYNVRLDFFEDFWEREEEYKFIDEDRYITVKKFLDKAEVKGIESKDSFIWPDINIENPAFSSHHEYMREFCNVEYFTTKDNYKKAYYLAHLGNYKESYSLYTNILKETKEAGEWDIYYFSQINRHYLFSIIKQRIYQSTGIKGVSNFGKELKIFDDVFIEHLNYEMGNHQLKTQFSELPYAFKAQYTTLSHFSKRNCFIDKYYELTKEKYEVAKSLQKNTMYFGVSKFDKVKLTMLETTKFIYDNMILFAGFNENKLYIKTAMISWLEAYYKEVSKINREEFGIISNSRSKFTLTDIILISKNFKKDDINYLENKIDLRILPFDESYELEIYIMLQLETYKSTFGETLKGGEIFLWKSYSEEIKILLSIAPYFVISNECKLDAVQFIINIEDGYFDISNRIRIINKWIQTAKVERSSLIIEEWLLKKIIPVLKNQIPSKANDNAISDISMIAQFLLDIDKVDKFSKDAISELIIDNKDNLACVESCLKYIYPLVNDEAKQIINPMYSVDNVFQLMPLGYSGNLPKTCDEFQLVETYLEEQVKEKQDNKERGIEKYSIPSTEDHIGKVAAYMYMRNFPSSITEKYRGICKEYDFLLCPSEFKVDTFELKWLLNYSDNLYEKFKMCKIQKQIIIEFVEKAFKENSLSQWQLKRLFNIYQMMIKS, encoded by the coding sequence ATGAAAAACATAGACATACTCGAAGATATTAAACGTTATTCAGGATTAGGAAAATTATCTGTATTCGTTGGAGCTGGTATTTCAAGATTATCAGGTTTTCCTTCTTGGCGCGGATTAGTGCAGGATATGGCAGATGAAATAGGATACTTATATAAGAAAGATTATAATGAAGATGCGGATTTTTCGCCAGATGAATTATTAAAGATTCCGCAGATGTATTATCTTAATAAAGGGGAGGATATTTATAGAAAAAAAGTTGATAATAGTTTCAAAAATAACTGTACCCCAAATGAGATACATGACTTAATATTGTCATTACATCCAAATCATATGCTGACTACCAATTATGATACATTGCTTGAAGAGACTGCTATTAAATTTGGGCGGAATTTTAGTGTTTTAAATTCAAATAAAGTAGTTGCTGGGGCTGAAACTTCAAATTATATATTAAAAGTGCATGGTGATTTTTCTGATGAATTTGTGTTGAAAGAGCAAGATTACTTAGACTATGAAAATAAGTATTTACTAATTGATAACTTGGTCAAAACGATATTTGCAACTAATCTTGTTTTATTCGTTGGTTATGCCTTGAATGATTACAATATTAAGTTGATCTTAAATTGGGTCAAAAATGTACAGTCGGATTCCTTTGTAATGCCAATTTTTATACATACTGGAGAAAGGTTAAGTGATATTGAACTTTCATATCAAGAAGGTCGTGGATTAAGAGTTCTTGACTGTAATGATTACACAAGTGATACAGATTATCTGGTCAAGTATCGCTCCGTATTGCAAACCATACTTACATATAATAATGACGCTGATTTAGCAGATAGAATGCACAAATTAGAATATATGTATGAAAAAACAGTCGGTCTGAAGAATTTGGATTATATTAGACGTGAGGATTTTAATAGTCTATTCAGAGGAGAGTACGAATTAAATAATCAATGGAAAATTATTAACAAGACAAAAACTCATGAGACAGTATTTGATGAAAACAATCAACTAAGAACAGTTTACAATGTACGATTAGATTTTTTTGAAGATTTTTGGGAACGCGAAGAAGAATATAAATTTATCGATGAGGATAGATATATTACTGTAAAGAAGTTCCTTGATAAAGCTGAAGTCAAAGGAATAGAAAGTAAGGATAGTTTTATCTGGCCTGATATTAACATAGAAAATCCTGCTTTTTCATCGCATCATGAATATATGAGAGAATTTTGTAATGTTGAATACTTTACTACAAAAGACAACTATAAAAAAGCATATTATTTAGCACATTTAGGAAATTATAAAGAAAGTTATAGTTTGTATACTAATATTCTTAAGGAAACAAAAGAAGCAGGAGAGTGGGATATATATTACTTTTCACAGATTAACAGACATTATCTGTTCTCAATTATTAAACAAAGGATATACCAATCTACAGGGATTAAAGGGGTATCTAATTTCGGAAAAGAGTTAAAAATATTTGATGATGTTTTTATTGAACATTTAAATTACGAAATGGGAAATCACCAATTAAAAACGCAGTTTTCTGAACTACCATATGCTTTTAAAGCTCAATACACAACCTTAAGTCATTTTTCTAAACGTAACTGCTTTATAGATAAATACTATGAACTTACAAAAGAAAAGTATGAAGTAGCAAAGTCACTTCAAAAAAATACGATGTATTTTGGAGTATCTAAGTTTGATAAGGTTAAACTAACTATGTTAGAAACAACAAAATTTATCTATGATAACATGATTTTATTTGCAGGGTTTAATGAGAATAAACTCTACATAAAAACTGCAATGATATCGTGGTTGGAAGCATATTATAAAGAAGTATCTAAAATTAATCGTGAAGAATTTGGAATAATATCAAATTCTCGTAGTAAGTTTACTCTTACAGATATAATTCTGATTTCTAAGAATTTTAAAAAAGATGATATTAATTATCTTGAAAATAAAATCGATTTAAGAATTCTACCATTTGATGAAAGTTATGAGTTGGAAATTTATATAATGTTACAACTCGAAACCTATAAAAGTACGTTTGGAGAAACTTTAAAAGGAGGAGAGATATTTCTTTGGAAATCATATAGTGAAGAAATTAAAATACTTCTTTCTATTGCTCCTTACTTTGTAATTAGTAATGAATGTAAATTAGATGCTGTTCAATTTATTATAAATATTGAAGATGGATATTTTGATATTTCTAATAGGATAAGAATAATAAATAAATGGATACAAACAGCAAAGGTAGAGAGATCCTCTCTAATTATTGAAGAATGGTTACTTAAAAAAATCATACCTGTGTTAAAAAATCAAATCCCTTCAAAAGCAAATGACAATGCAATCTCAGATATTTCAATGATTGCTCAATTTTTATTGGATATAGACAAAGTAGATAAATTTAGCAAGGATGCAATTTCTGAACTTATTATTGATAACAAGGACAATTTAGCTTGCGTTGAGTCCTGTTTGAAATATATTTATCCTTTAGTGAATGACGAGGCTAAACAGATTATAAATCCTATGTATTCAGTAGATAATGTTTTTCAGTTAATGCCATTAGGTTATTCTGGAAATCTGCCAAAGACCTGTGATGAATTTCAATTAGTTGAAACATATTTGGAAGAACAGGTTAAAGAAAAACAAGATAACAAAGAACGTGGAATAGAAAAATATTCAATTCCAAGTACAGAAGATCATATCGGAAAAGTTGCAGCTTATATGTATATGCGCAATTTTCCCTCTTCTATTACGGAAAAGTATCGTGGCATTTGTAAGGAATATGATTTCTTATTATGTCCTTCAGAGTTTAAGGTAGATACTTTTGAGTTAAAATGGTTGTTAAATTATTCTGACAACCTGTATGAAAAATTTAAAATGTGTAAAATACAAAAGCAAATAATAATAGAATTTGTTGAAAAAGCATTTAAAGAAAATTCATTGAGCCAATGGCAATTAAAGAGACTATTTAATATATATCAGATGATGATAAAAAGTTAA
- a CDS encoding competence protein CoiA, with the protein MKKKGGVSIYHAINKNNKKVEIWNSTEKEDYFCPSCGSKLKRRLGTVNAHHFSHIKTTCDPWYKEKSEWHKNWQSIFPIDNREVIKISKESKHIADVGINDTVIEFQHSSITAKELSKRNQFYLRCSRKIIWVFDCYGKDIYMPSQSFGLLDNQIRAHTEIDTETIKKFYWYRSKRVLKNLIGVENIELFLHINDKYVIKIVECEDSWGFRNLIGKAYTIEEFLSHLAIYDKNLNGIKSHGILNGYSKKYQRVLDVKKLTAWIKEDNRNGNYSIKLSDDLRILFKDYIDGFITYKQMNKKAGLGYRRPTSETSYFYGLDN; encoded by the coding sequence ATCAAAAAAAAGGGGGGGGTTAGTATTTACCATGCAATCAATAAAAATAATAAAAAAGTAGAAATATGGAATTCAACCGAAAAAGAAGACTATTTTTGTCCATCATGTGGTTCTAAACTTAAAAGAAGGTTGGGAACAGTTAATGCCCACCATTTTTCACATATTAAGACTACTTGTGATCCGTGGTATAAGGAAAAATCTGAATGGCATAAAAACTGGCAATCAATTTTCCCTATTGATAACAGAGAAGTAATAAAAATATCAAAAGAATCAAAACATATTGCTGATGTTGGAATTAATGATACAGTAATTGAATTTCAGCATAGTTCCATAACTGCAAAAGAATTATCAAAAAGAAATCAATTTTATTTACGTTGCTCACGAAAAATTATTTGGGTTTTTGATTGTTATGGAAAAGATATTTATATGCCAAGTCAAAGTTTTGGACTTCTTGATAATCAAATTCGAGCTCACACTGAAATTGATACAGAAACTATTAAAAAATTCTACTGGTATCGTTCTAAAAGAGTATTAAAGAATCTAATAGGCGTTGAAAATATAGAATTATTTCTTCATATTAATGATAAGTATGTTATTAAAATTGTAGAGTGTGAAGATTCATGGGGATTTAGAAATTTAATTGGAAAGGCTTATACTATAGAAGAATTCCTATCGCATTTAGCTATATATGATAAAAATCTGAACGGGATTAAGTCGCATGGAATTCTTAATGGTTATAGTAAAAAATACCAGAGGGTATTAGATGTAAAAAAACTTACAGCATGGATAAAGGAAGATAATAGGAATGGTAATTATAGCATAAAGTTGTCAGATGATTTAAGAATATTATTTAAAGATTACATTGATGGTTTTATAACATATAAACAAATGAATAAAAAGGCAGGGTTGGGATATAGAAGGCCAACTAGTGAAACTTCATACTTTTATGGATTGGATAATTAA